The Candidatus Kryptobacter tengchongensis nucleotide sequence ACCCCCGATGAGAATTCCGAGAATTGATAATCTTGTAAGGAAAACATGGATGCGAACATTTTTCTTCCTAAAAGAAGCTGGAATGTGGTTTTTCATAGGTGCCTTTATTGTCGGAGTTATGCAAGTTACAGGTCTGCTTGATAAATGGATTCAAACGCTTTCGCCTTTGACTGTCGGCTGGTTACAATTACCATCCGAGGCTTCAAGAGCTTTTATAATGGGGATTGTGAGAAGAGATTTTGGAGCAGCTGGATTTTACGCTCTTGACTTAACCCCTATGCAAACAGTTGCAGGACTTGTGACAATTACATTGTTTGTCCCATGTATAGCTTCGCTTATGGTGATGTTGAAGGAAAGAGGATTGTTTGAGGGGCTATTGATATGGATCTCAAGTTGGGTTATTGCATTTACAATTGGTGGGATCGTTTCGCAAATTCTAATTTAAACACCTCTTGTGGTGGGAGACCAAATATATTTGTGTAGTTGAATTTGGAATCTGACATGAAGTTTATCTTCAAGTATCCATGTTGCGAGCGTTATAGGTTCAATTTCACCAAATACGGGTGAAAATAGAATCGTTCCAACTTTTTCAGTGAGATTAAACTTTTTTATTATTTCTTTAGCCCATTCGTAGTCGTTTCTATCTTTTATCACAAATTTTATTTCATCTTTTTTTGAAAGAAGTTCTATGTTTTCCCATCTATTCTTATGGCTCATTTTGCTTCCTGGGCATTTTATATCCATGATAATGTGAACCCTTGGGTCTACCTTGCTTATATCTCTATGCCCTCCTGTTTCAAGCAGAACTGTGAAGTTTTCATCACATAGTCGTTTCATTAATTTAAGTGAATTTTCCTGCAGAAGCGGTTCTCCTCCAGTTATTTCAACAAGTTCGCAATCATATGATTTAACCTTTTCAATGATTTCATCAATTGTCATATTATTTCCTTCATAAAATGCGTATTCAGTATCACACCACACACATCTTAAATCGCAATAAGTTAATCTCACGAAGACACATGGAAGACCCATCCAGCTTGATTCACCTTGTATGCTGAAGAAAATTTCATTTACAGTAAGTATGTCCTCGCCCTTGTTTATTTCCATCTTTAAGTGGGTGGTTATTCTTGATAGATTGCGGAATATTTTTCGGTTTCCCAGATTTCAACGAAATCAATTTCAAGACCATTATGTTTGGAAAGTTTTAGTTTGAGTTCATCATAGAAAAATTTCGCGAGGTTTTCCGCCGTTGGCTGTATTTTATCAAAGGGTGGTATATCGTTAAGGTGGTAATGATCAAGTTTATTAACGATTTCATTTAGAATTTTTGATAGTTCCTTAAAGTCAATCGTCATCCCGAAATTGTCAAGTTTTTTTGTTTTAACGACAACCTTAACATTCCAGTTATGACCATGCAAGCGACCGCATTCCCCTGGGTAATCTCTAATTATGTGGGATGCTGAAAATCTTTTTTGAACCGAAATTTTATACATAGCTATGGGAAATTATCTTTTTGATGTCTTTATCTTTTCCAAAAATTAAAAGTTCATCTTCCGGGTCAATTTTTGTGTCGGGGTCGGGGACTCCGATTGGCTTTTTGTTTTTTATAACTGTGACGAGAAGGAGGTTATAATTTTTTCTCAATTCAAGTTCGCGAATTGTTTTCCCTACAAAACTTTCGGGTGCTTTAATCCAAGCTATTTCATAATCTTTTGTGATCTCAAAAAATTCAATGAATCCGTCGCTTAAAAGCAACTTTGAGAGTCTTTTTGCAACTTCTTCTTCTGGCGAGATTATATCTTCTTCTTTTATTCCTATGCTTTTTAAGATTTTTTTATGAATTTCTTCCGTTGCTCTCGCGATTATTCTATTGGTTCCGAGTTCTTTAAGCAAGACGCAGGTTAAAAGTAGTGCCTCAAAATTTTCTCCAATTGTCACGATGACCGCGTCCATGTCTTTAAGTCCAAACCTTTCAAGTTCTCTTACATCAGTGCTGTCAAGTTTAACTGCCGTGATGTTAGGGTGATTAATTTCATTTATTCTTTCCTCGTTTACATCAATAGCAAGGACTTCGGCGTCACCCTCTGCAAGCTCAAGTGCAAGGTTTTTCCCAAATATTCCAAGACCTATTATGGCAAATTTTCTCATTATGTGACAAGAACACTTTCTTTTTGAAATTCGTAATTTCGTTTCTCAATTTTCCCGAAAAGTGCAAATGAGAACGCAAGCGGTCCAATTCTTCCTATAAACATCATCATAATGATAATCAACTTTCCAAAAATTGTCAAATCTTGTGTTATTCCCCTGCTTAATCCAACTGTTCCAAATGCAGAGACGACCTCAAAGAATGTATCAATAAAATTTAAGTTTTTTTCAGTTATTGTAAGGGCAAATGTGGCGGTAAGTATGAAAAGAACTGAAAGCAGGGCGGAAACAAATGCTCTTGATATACTTTCCTCACTAATTTGTTTATTGAAAATCTCAACTCGTTCTTTTCCAGTTACCATTGATGAGATTTTTAAAACGATCAGGGCAAATGAGGTTGTCTTTATCCCGCCACCAGTTGAGCCAGGGGAAGCACCTATCCACATCAATAACATTATGAAAAGTGATGTCGTTATTCCTATTTTTGAAATATCAATTGTGTTAAACCCAGCTGTTCGTGGTGTAACTGCCTGAAAAAATGCATGGGCAATTTTACTAAGTAAAGTTTCATTTTTTAAAGTGTTGTTAAATTCAAGCAAAAGCAATATA carries:
- a CDS encoding 7-carboxy-7-deazaguanine synthase, coding for MEINKGEDILTVNEIFFSIQGESSWMGLPCVFVRLTYCDLRCVWCDTEYAFYEGNNMTIDEIIEKVKSYDCELVEITGGEPLLQENSLKLMKRLCDENFTVLLETGGHRDISKVDPRVHIIMDIKCPGSKMSHKNRWENIELLSKKDEIKFVIKDRNDYEWAKEIIKKFNLTEKVGTILFSPVFGEIEPITLATWILEDKLHVRFQIQLHKYIWSPTTRGV
- a CDS encoding 6-pyruvoyltetrahydropterin/6-carboxytetrahydropterin synthase; translated protein: MYKISVQKRFSASHIIRDYPGECGRLHGHNWNVKVVVKTKKLDNFGMTIDFKELSKILNEIVNKLDHYHLNDIPPFDKIQPTAENLAKFFYDELKLKLSKHNGLEIDFVEIWETEKYSAIYQE
- a CDS encoding trk system potassium uptake protein TrkA, which gives rise to MRKFAIIGLGIFGKNLALELAEGDAEVLAIDVNEERINEINHPNITAVKLDSTDVRELERFGLKDMDAVIVTIGENFEALLLTCVLLKELGTNRIIARATEEIHKKILKSIGIKEEDIISPEEEVAKRLSKLLLSDGFIEFFEITKDYEIAWIKAPESFVGKTIRELELRKNYNLLLVTVIKNKKPIGVPDPDTKIDPEDELLIFGKDKDIKKIISHSYV